A single genomic interval of Paenibacillus macerans harbors:
- a CDS encoding carbohydrate ABC transporter permease has product MAKQYKSTGEKVFDAFNYVFLSLFGLLAILPFIFVISGSFATDAEITKRAVFLIPRTFSLDAYKFIFSTDTIVRSIGVSIYVTLVGTIVNLFFTVTMAYPMARRNLMGRNLILNLVIFTMLFGGGMIPTYLVIRDLQLLDTLNSLILPGAISAFNLIIVKNFFQELPPELEDAAKIDGCNELGLLWRIVLPLSKPVLATFTLFYAVGHWNNFFSALLYINDPAKWPLQVMLRQIVMLSQAAGDINSMDPTFVQPPEQSIKMAVIVVGTIPILCVYPFLQKHFAKGVLLGSIKG; this is encoded by the coding sequence ATGGCCAAACAATACAAAAGCACGGGCGAAAAGGTATTTGACGCGTTCAACTACGTCTTTCTCAGCCTCTTCGGGCTGCTGGCGATCCTGCCGTTCATCTTCGTCATCTCCGGCTCCTTCGCCACCGATGCGGAAATTACGAAACGCGCCGTGTTTCTTATCCCGCGGACGTTTTCCTTGGACGCGTACAAGTTTATTTTTTCGACGGACACGATCGTCCGCAGCATCGGGGTGTCCATCTATGTCACCTTGGTCGGCACGATCGTCAATCTGTTCTTCACGGTGACGATGGCTTATCCGATGGCCCGGCGCAACCTGATGGGCCGGAATTTGATTTTAAACCTCGTCATTTTCACGATGCTGTTCGGCGGCGGCATGATTCCCACGTACCTGGTCATCCGCGATCTCCAGCTGCTGGACACGCTGAACTCCCTTATCCTGCCCGGAGCGATCAGCGCTTTTAACCTGATTATCGTCAAAAATTTTTTCCAGGAGCTCCCCCCGGAGCTGGAGGACGCCGCCAAAATCGATGGCTGCAACGAACTGGGCTTGCTGTGGCGCATCGTGCTCCCCTTATCCAAGCCGGTGCTGGCTACTTTTACGTTGTTTTACGCCGTCGGCCACTGGAACAACTTTTTCTCGGCGCTGCTGTACATCAATGATCCCGCGAAATGGCCGCTGCAGGTGATGCTGCGCCAGATCGTCATGCTGTCCCAAGCGGCGGGGGACATCAACTCCATGGACCCGACCTTCGTGCAGCCGCCGGAGCAATCGATCAAGATGGCCGTGATCGTCGTCGGCACGATTCCGATCCTGTGCGTGTACCCTTTCCTGCAAAAACACTTCGCCAAAGGGGTGCTGCTCGGTTCGATCAAAGGCTGA
- a CDS encoding DUF1961 family protein — protein sequence MESGPFIPEGWRLLYSNPLQSSQDTAGFRMEGDGAATFPLGRLRLESKRSAEEGQKANLVYWCPEEFPADMAVSWRFRPIREPGLAILFFSARGSEGRDLFDPALPPRTGEYDQYHHGAMDAFHVSYFRRMWAEERSFHTCNLRKSYGFHLVAQGADPLPGVADAADSYRMLIVKKGPSITFAINEMIMFSWLDDGLSYGPLLAGGKIGFRQMAPLIAEYADLAVYGP from the coding sequence ATGGAGAGCGGCCCGTTCATCCCCGAAGGTTGGCGTTTATTGTACAGCAATCCGCTGCAGTCTTCGCAGGATACGGCGGGATTTAGGATGGAAGGGGACGGGGCCGCGACTTTTCCCCTTGGACGGCTGCGCCTGGAGAGCAAGCGGAGTGCGGAGGAGGGGCAAAAAGCCAACCTGGTGTACTGGTGCCCGGAGGAGTTTCCCGCGGATATGGCGGTGTCCTGGCGGTTCCGGCCGATCCGGGAGCCAGGGCTCGCGATTTTGTTTTTTAGCGCTAGGGGGTCGGAGGGAAGGGATTTGTTCGATCCGGCGCTGCCGCCGCGCACAGGCGAATACGACCAGTACCACCATGGGGCGATGGATGCCTTTCATGTTTCTTATTTTCGCCGCATGTGGGCCGAGGAGCGCAGCTTTCATACCTGCAATTTGCGCAAAAGCTACGGCTTCCATCTGGTCGCGCAGGGCGCCGACCCGCTGCCCGGTGTTGCCGACGCCGCCGATAGCTACCGGATGCTGATCGTCAAAAAAGGCCCGTCCATCACGTTTGCGATCAATGAAATGATCATGTTTTCGTGGCTGGATGACGGGCTTTCTTACGGTCCGCTGCTGGCCGGCGGCAAAATCGGCTTCCGCCAGATGGCCCCGCTGATCGCGGAATATGCGGATTTGGCGGTGTATGGGCCTTGA
- a CDS encoding glycoside hydrolase family 88/105 protein: MPPYFHEYDAIARVAAGRVEPVLSAVAGRFVGANPPQLPVYRVHSRRGFKRLADCRYDMDLARRWPDLTPGQFVYVWGMLWCEQEGETPFSVSCYSPVKVYVNGALAFQSNLNDDVFPDRKAFFRAKTGKGRNDIVLEFTAAGTGCGGVFGTGSVKGAPLHFLNPTPEGRGCEGWVYSGPQANRWDRLPGAVEGERWGGSRGSGKREDAENVGNAENAKNHENCQNLVGMNQGCIYGAWHPQDRWSPQELEAGCFARLFGSEAKPGDKVFAWCKLETRKFPAADVRIAGHYEGAATVYIDGRPVFRGMEERGRFGIVLRGVDYGIHDLVVESVCEGGGNWGFGIDEVRELEQGDTGEASGEGAGAIATAQATEYRRAPKATPAFARRNRVRLLRPYPVEGMTETWLYAGPFSGENAPQAAAATVMDTLLGRGEEATFWRIDRPDCWIRPFTESPLYGRWNYPLGVTLYGLLKTGRVLKFPHFTQYAAEHIEQCSKLHEYALWDRDRYGAPGINHQLAMIDSLDDCGSFGAAMLEANKLRPIRGAAEAAAHIARYISHVQDRLSDGTLYRARGTTDFMKDTLWCDDLYMSTPFLSKYYELTGEEACLEDAAAQFLRYKERLFMPELQIMHHVYDMKFGRPNGVAWGRGNGWVVFSLAELLSAMPERHALHPELLAFYRELCQGYLRLQGKNGLWHQVLTEPDSYEEASCTSMFIYAFARGVRRGWLEETEAYLESALRGWRGLTESCIDKDGNVYGVCRGSGYSFNKYYYKDELTWRLNDTHGIGIVLLAGIEALQLLGGREVAGFGEC, translated from the coding sequence GTGCCGCCTTATTTTCATGAGTATGATGCGATAGCGCGGGTTGCGGCGGGCCGGGTGGAGCCGGTGCTGTCCGCCGTGGCCGGCAGGTTTGTTGGAGCGAACCCGCCGCAGCTCCCGGTGTACCGTGTGCACTCGCGGCGCGGGTTCAAGCGGTTGGCGGACTGCCGTTACGATATGGATTTGGCCCGGCGATGGCCCGATTTGACGCCTGGACAATTTGTATACGTGTGGGGCATGCTGTGGTGCGAGCAGGAAGGGGAGACGCCCTTTTCCGTCAGCTGTTACAGCCCGGTCAAAGTTTATGTCAACGGCGCGCTTGCCTTTCAATCAAATTTAAATGATGACGTGTTTCCCGACCGGAAAGCCTTCTTCCGCGCAAAGACGGGGAAAGGGCGGAACGACATCGTGCTGGAATTCACGGCGGCCGGCACCGGCTGCGGCGGCGTGTTCGGTACAGGCAGCGTGAAAGGAGCGCCCTTGCATTTTTTGAATCCGACGCCGGAGGGGCGCGGTTGCGAAGGGTGGGTGTACAGCGGGCCGCAAGCGAACCGTTGGGATCGGCTGCCGGGAGCGGTTGAAGGCGAAAGGTGGGGCGGTAGCCGCGGCAGCGGGAAGCGAGAGGACGCTGAGAACGTTGGGAACGCTGAGAACGCCAAGAATCACGAAAACTGCCAGAACCTTGTTGGCATGAACCAGGGCTGTATCTATGGCGCGTGGCATCCGCAGGACCGATGGTCGCCGCAGGAGCTGGAAGCGGGCTGCTTCGCCCGCCTGTTTGGTTCGGAAGCAAAGCCCGGCGACAAAGTGTTTGCATGGTGCAAGCTGGAGACGCGAAAGTTTCCGGCGGCGGACGTGCGGATCGCCGGCCATTATGAGGGCGCCGCAACCGTGTATATCGACGGCCGCCCGGTTTTCCGCGGCATGGAGGAACGGGGCCGCTTCGGGATCGTTTTGCGCGGCGTCGATTACGGTATACATGACCTGGTGGTGGAATCGGTTTGCGAAGGAGGCGGCAACTGGGGGTTCGGGATAGACGAGGTGCGGGAACTGGAGCAGGGCGATACGGGGGAGGCCTCCGGGGAGGGCGCAGGCGCAATCGCCACGGCCCAAGCTACCGAGTATCGGCGGGCCCCGAAGGCAACGCCGGCTTTTGCACGCCGGAATCGCGTCCGTCTGCTGAGGCCCTATCCGGTGGAAGGGATGACGGAAACCTGGCTGTATGCCGGTCCTTTTTCCGGGGAAAACGCCCCGCAGGCGGCCGCGGCGACCGTTATGGATACCTTGCTGGGCCGCGGGGAAGAAGCAACGTTTTGGCGGATTGACCGGCCGGATTGCTGGATTAGGCCTTTTACGGAAAGCCCGTTGTACGGCCGATGGAATTATCCGCTCGGGGTGACGCTTTACGGTCTGCTGAAAACGGGGCGCGTCCTGAAGTTCCCGCATTTTACCCAATACGCGGCCGAGCATATCGAACAGTGCAGTAAACTGCACGAGTACGCGCTTTGGGACCGGGACCGCTACGGTGCTCCCGGCATCAACCACCAGCTGGCGATGATCGATTCGCTGGACGATTGCGGTTCGTTTGGCGCCGCGATGCTGGAGGCGAACAAGCTGCGTCCGATCCGGGGAGCCGCCGAGGCAGCGGCGCATATTGCCCGTTACATTAGTCATGTGCAGGATCGCCTGTCGGACGGGACGCTGTACCGGGCCCGGGGGACGACCGACTTTATGAAAGACACCCTTTGGTGCGACGATCTGTACATGAGCACGCCATTTTTAAGTAAGTATTACGAATTGACGGGAGAAGAAGCCTGCCTGGAGGATGCGGCCGCACAATTTTTGCGCTACAAGGAAAGGCTGTTTATGCCCGAACTCCAAATTATGCACCATGTCTACGATATGAAGTTTGGCCGGCCGAACGGGGTGGCTTGGGGAAGAGGGAACGGCTGGGTCGTTTTTTCGCTGGCGGAACTGCTGTCGGCCATGCCCGAGCGGCATGCGCTTCACCCCGAACTGCTGGCGTTCTATCGGGAGCTTTGCCAAGGATATTTGCGGCTGCAAGGTAAAAACGGGCTCTGGCATCAAGTGCTGACCGAGCCGGACTCGTATGAGGAGGCGTCCTGCACCTCGATGTTCATTTACGCGTTTGCCCGGGGCGTCCGCCGCGGCTGGCTGGAGGAGACGGAAGCCTACCTGGAGTCGGCCCTGCGGGGCTGGCGGGGGTTGACCGAGAGCTGCATCGACAAGGACGGCAACGTCTACGGTGTATGCCGCGGGTCCGGGTATTCTTTTAACAAATACTACTACAAGGATGAATTAACGTGGCGGTTGAACGATACTCACGGAATCGGCATCGTGCTGCTGGCGGGGATTGAGGCCCTTCAGCTGCTGGGCGGAAGGGAGGTTGCCGGTTTTGGCGAATGTTGA
- a CDS encoding extracellular solute-binding protein: MTVKSSWKRWAALPLAALMFAAAGCGGGNGGGGGPEASPAATSGGGGNASSEGPLKLSIMLPVFKTNYPKDDGPVVEEIEKRTNTQIHFEWVPNASYADKFNITLASGKLPTIIYVGDVKGPSFVGAAKSGGFWELGPYLKDFKNLSGANPVIMKNSSIEGKNYGLYRGRVLGRNGIAFRKDWLDKVGLQTPQTIDDFYNMLKAFKEQDPDGNGKDDTYGMVLVKWTGQWASGFDTIKLWFGAPNKWGVKDGQLVPEHEYPEYLEALKFMKKLYDEKLINSDFAVMDSAKWVDPVVNNKAGVIVDVVDVGARIDDKIHAALAKEGKDGPEKHYIDVTGGVTGTDGQLRTLPTSGYSGILAIPKSSVKTEAELKRVLAFLDQLNEPEMQTMLNFGLEGAHYNLVNDYVEPIKDTAKLESEVEGLNQMLAFIPEDRSKQVKQTPLRVKQAEVQKANEQYIVSNPAEPFISTVYSQKGQQLDNIINDARIKFIVGQIDEAGLKSAFELWKKSGGADLVKEMNELYSKENP; this comes from the coding sequence ATGACTGTAAAATCGAGTTGGAAGCGCTGGGCCGCCCTGCCGCTGGCAGCGCTGATGTTCGCGGCCGCCGGATGCGGCGGGGGGAACGGCGGAGGCGGGGGACCGGAAGCGTCCCCGGCCGCCACCTCAGGCGGGGGAGGGAACGCCTCGTCGGAAGGGCCCCTGAAATTGTCGATCATGCTGCCGGTTTTCAAAACAAACTATCCGAAGGACGACGGCCCGGTCGTCGAAGAGATCGAAAAGCGGACCAACACGCAGATCCATTTCGAGTGGGTGCCGAACGCTTCCTACGCCGACAAGTTCAACATCACCCTCGCTTCCGGCAAGCTGCCGACCATCATTTACGTCGGGGACGTCAAGGGACCAAGCTTTGTGGGCGCGGCCAAGTCCGGAGGGTTTTGGGAGTTGGGGCCTTATCTCAAGGACTTTAAAAACCTGAGCGGGGCGAACCCGGTCATCATGAAAAACTCGTCTATCGAAGGCAAAAACTATGGGCTTTACCGCGGACGGGTGCTTGGGCGCAACGGAATCGCGTTCCGCAAGGATTGGCTCGATAAGGTCGGGCTGCAGACACCGCAAACGATTGACGATTTTTACAATATGCTGAAGGCCTTCAAAGAGCAAGACCCGGACGGGAATGGAAAAGACGACACGTACGGCATGGTTCTGGTCAAATGGACGGGGCAGTGGGCCAGCGGCTTCGACACCATAAAATTGTGGTTCGGCGCGCCGAACAAGTGGGGGGTAAAGGACGGCCAGCTCGTCCCCGAGCACGAATACCCCGAATATCTGGAAGCGCTGAAATTTATGAAAAAGCTGTACGACGAAAAGCTGATCAACTCCGACTTTGCCGTCATGGACAGCGCCAAATGGGTCGACCCGGTGGTCAACAATAAAGCGGGCGTCATCGTCGACGTTGTGGACGTCGGCGCGCGGATTGACGACAAAATCCACGCCGCGCTGGCCAAGGAGGGCAAAGACGGGCCGGAGAAGCATTATATCGACGTGACGGGCGGCGTCACGGGCACGGACGGCCAGCTCCGTACTTTACCGACCTCCGGGTATTCCGGCATTTTGGCGATCCCGAAATCGTCGGTTAAAACCGAAGCGGAACTGAAGCGGGTGCTCGCTTTTCTGGATCAACTGAACGAACCGGAGATGCAGACGATGCTTAACTTCGGTCTGGAAGGCGCCCACTACAACCTGGTGAATGATTACGTCGAACCGATCAAGGATACGGCGAAGCTGGAATCGGAAGTTGAAGGTTTGAACCAGATGCTCGCGTTTATTCCCGAGGATCGTTCCAAACAGGTGAAGCAGACGCCGCTGCGCGTGAAGCAGGCGGAGGTGCAAAAGGCGAACGAGCAGTACATTGTTTCCAACCCGGCGGAGCCGTTCATTTCCACGGTATATTCGCAAAAGGGCCAGCAGCTCGACAACATCATCAACGATGCCCGCATCAAGTTTATCGTCGGCCAGATCGACGAGGCTGGGTTGAAGTCGGCCTTCGAGCTGTGGAAAAAGTCCGGCGGAGCCGATCTTGTCAAGGAAATGAACGAGCTTTACAGCAAGGAGAACCCGTAA
- a CDS encoding helix-turn-helix domain-containing protein, translating into MKMGKGRYYRKNLILMLVVSAIPGIITGALVYGMIGGRLENELLQMHHRQIEQRARNIDEQLANLELMLSHWAFDPKFDYSLNGLDFTIDFERARDITKTLVVMQGSNTMIKQVELYLGGNEPILFDPEYGEIKSAAVTGLYDKLVGTRQSTYWTEWAFDPSRPGEKELTLVHHIPGGSQEPFGALLIRMDTGKVADMLKTMTPYNVGETFLAQTTGGLFASAGGSAPDSPFVKRLRAEIRERGSADKASFVFEWEGKTYAVTYGAFSRIANEWVYVSASPISSITAPVMFVSKLIFIVSFSALVLAALLSWLASRRMYSPIRRLFKTLLPEHAAVEGREDDEFALIERQWLNLHWESHDLQRKLAEQLPHVKESFLHQLLHGHLYAYSEQELRGRMERFKWEVENRRFVLLYVQLTGITSLGGKFKNGDEGLVSYAAANIISELAAQRFSQCDTIHFHNLSTGIVLLVPNETSYMPEVQAYSEELIRTVNLFLKMRVTVAVSRAVTQVTDIPFAFEGVRQAASYRPFDGENQIIEMEKLDREGAEEGEPAYSFTLERELIQAMRTGQEEDAYRLLGEFLAALSARGAKTIDVQQGMLQLLGHIQHAIMQSGIHPNRLFKGVNLYEALSQIREPELILTWFREKVLAPYLKELSLRANAGVKLLIEQAMIYLQQNYMKDISLDSCADHVGTNPFFLSKSFKQVTGHNFIDYLTELRMEKAKELLRDTGLRICDVAQQVGYQHSYFNRIFKKLEGMTPTRYRELSQ; encoded by the coding sequence ATGAAAATGGGGAAAGGGCGGTATTACCGCAAAAACCTGATCCTGATGCTGGTGGTCTCGGCCATTCCGGGAATCATCACCGGGGCGCTCGTCTACGGCATGATCGGCGGGCGGCTGGAAAACGAGCTGCTGCAGATGCATCACCGGCAAATCGAGCAGCGGGCCCGCAACATCGACGAGCAGCTGGCCAATTTGGAGCTGATGTTGTCCCATTGGGCGTTTGATCCGAAATTCGATTATAGTCTGAACGGACTAGACTTCACCATCGATTTCGAGCGGGCGCGGGACATTACGAAAACGCTGGTCGTCATGCAGGGCTCCAATACGATGATCAAGCAGGTGGAGTTGTATTTAGGAGGGAACGAGCCAATCCTGTTTGACCCCGAATACGGGGAGATCAAGTCCGCGGCGGTGACCGGCTTGTACGACAAGCTGGTCGGGACGCGGCAGAGCACCTATTGGACGGAGTGGGCCTTTGACCCGAGCCGCCCCGGCGAAAAGGAGCTGACGCTGGTGCACCACATCCCCGGCGGCAGCCAGGAGCCGTTCGGGGCGCTGCTGATTCGGATGGACACCGGGAAAGTGGCGGATATGCTGAAAACGATGACGCCTTATAACGTGGGGGAGACGTTTTTGGCCCAAACGACCGGCGGGCTGTTCGCTTCGGCCGGCGGAAGCGCGCCGGATTCGCCGTTCGTGAAGCGGCTGCGGGCCGAAATCCGCGAGCGGGGAAGCGCCGATAAAGCTTCTTTTGTCTTCGAGTGGGAGGGGAAAACCTATGCCGTCACGTACGGCGCGTTTTCCCGGATCGCCAATGAATGGGTGTATGTCTCCGCTTCGCCGATTTCCAGCATCACGGCGCCGGTGATGTTTGTATCCAAGCTGATTTTTATCGTGAGCTTCAGCGCCTTGGTGTTGGCCGCGCTGCTGTCCTGGCTGGCGTCCAGGCGGATGTACTCGCCGATCCGGCGGCTGTTCAAGACGCTGCTGCCGGAGCATGCGGCGGTGGAGGGCCGGGAGGACGACGAGTTTGCGCTGATCGAGCGGCAGTGGCTGAACTTGCACTGGGAGAGCCACGACCTGCAGCGGAAGCTGGCGGAGCAGCTTCCCCATGTGAAGGAGAGCTTTCTTCACCAGCTGCTGCACGGTCATTTATACGCCTATTCCGAGCAGGAGCTGCGCGGCCGGATGGAGCGTTTTAAATGGGAGGTGGAGAACCGCCGCTTTGTTTTGCTGTATGTCCAGCTGACGGGCATCACGAGCTTGGGCGGGAAATTCAAAAACGGCGATGAAGGGCTCGTATCCTACGCGGCGGCGAACATAATCAGCGAGCTCGCCGCGCAGCGCTTCAGCCAGTGCGATACGATTCATTTTCACAATTTATCGACCGGGATTGTGCTGCTGGTACCGAACGAAACGTCCTACATGCCAGAAGTTCAAGCTTATAGCGAAGAGTTGATCCGGACGGTGAACCTGTTCTTGAAGATGCGCGTCACAGTGGCGGTCAGCCGGGCCGTGACCCAGGTTACGGACATTCCGTTCGCGTTTGAGGGGGTACGGCAGGCCGCCAGCTACCGGCCATTTGACGGCGAGAATCAGATCATCGAGATGGAGAAGCTGGACCGCGAAGGGGCCGAGGAGGGAGAGCCGGCCTATTCGTTTACGCTCGAGCGGGAGCTGATTCAGGCGATGCGCACCGGCCAGGAGGAAGACGCGTACCGGCTGCTGGGCGAATTCCTCGCCGCCTTGAGCGCAAGAGGCGCCAAGACGATCGACGTGCAGCAGGGGATGCTGCAGCTGCTCGGCCATATCCAGCACGCCATCATGCAGTCCGGCATTCATCCGAACCGCCTGTTTAAAGGCGTCAATCTGTACGAAGCGCTTTCGCAAATCCGCGAGCCGGAGCTGATCCTGACCTGGTTCCGGGAAAAAGTGCTCGCCCCCTATCTCAAAGAGTTGTCCCTCCGTGCAAACGCGGGGGTTAAGCTGCTGATCGAGCAGGCGATGATTTATTTGCAGCAAAACTACATGAAGGACATTTCGCTCGATAGCTGCGCCGATCACGTCGGCACGAACCCGTTTTTTCTGAGCAAATCGTTTAAGCAGGTGACGGGTCACAATTTCATCGATTATTTGACCGAGCTGCGGATGGAGAAAGCTAAGGAGCTGCTGCGAGACACGGGCCTAAGGATTTGCGATGTGGCCCAACAGGTTGGGTACCAGCACAGCTATTTCAACCGGATTTTCAAGAAGCTGGAAGGGATGACGCCGACCCGGTACCGCGAGCTTAGCCAGTAA
- a CDS encoding polysaccharide deacetylase family protein — protein MPNIYFCFPGGKHKALTMSYDDGRRADERLVGIFNRHGIRGTFHLNSGLLGDKDRLTAEEAVALYRGHEVSAHTVWHPTMARCPMMQIVDEVMEDRRNLERLFRTTVRGMSYPNGSYSREIKELLPHLGIEYARTVKTTRGGFGLPEDWLEWEATCHHKDRLLEHAQTFIGLHKTQYLYLMYVWGHSYEFDNDNNWELIERFCETTGGREDVWYATNIEIVDYMKACKWLRFAAGREFVQNPGASPVWLSIDGGSVEVPGGGLVELR, from the coding sequence ATGCCGAACATTTATTTTTGCTTTCCGGGAGGGAAGCACAAGGCGCTGACGATGAGCTACGATGACGGGCGAAGGGCGGATGAGAGGCTGGTCGGCATTTTCAACCGCCATGGGATTCGCGGGACGTTTCACCTCAATTCCGGTCTGCTCGGGGATAAGGATCGCCTGACGGCGGAGGAGGCGGTGGCGCTGTACCGGGGGCATGAAGTTTCCGCGCACACGGTGTGGCATCCGACGATGGCCCGCTGCCCGATGATGCAGATCGTCGATGAGGTGATGGAGGACCGCCGCAACCTGGAGCGGCTGTTTCGGACGACGGTGCGGGGGATGTCGTACCCGAACGGCTCTTACAGCCGGGAGATCAAGGAGCTGCTGCCGCATCTCGGGATCGAATACGCGCGGACGGTGAAGACGACCCGCGGCGGCTTCGGATTGCCGGAGGATTGGCTGGAATGGGAGGCGACCTGCCACCATAAGGATCGCTTGTTGGAGCATGCCCAAACCTTCATCGGGCTGCACAAAACGCAATATTTGTATTTGATGTATGTGTGGGGGCACAGCTACGAGTTCGATAACGACAACAACTGGGAACTGATCGAGCGATTTTGCGAGACGACCGGCGGACGGGAGGATGTTTGGTACGCGACCAACATCGAAATCGTCGACTATATGAAGGCCTGCAAATGGCTGCGGTTTGCCGCGGGGCGGGAGTTTGTGCAAAATCCTGGGGCGTCCCCGGTTTGGCTTAGCATCGATGGTGGCAGCGTCGAGGTGCCTGGCGGTGGCCTGGTGGAGCTGCGCTGA